TGCCATACAGTACAATCTCTCAAGACATAAATTAAATATCCGCCGAAGGAATAAGACCAAACCGAAGCCAATACGCATACTGCCAGACTGAACTCAGGATATAACGGCTATCCCCGAAAAAGCTACTTAGGTACCATCAGACTCTAAAATAAGTACTTACACTTATTTATTCACCAATATTTATTTGTTTATAATGGTTTAAATAAATAACTCTGAGGAGGCATTTATGGCATCTAAATTTGAGCTTTTCACAGACAAAAAAGGGGAATTCCGCTGGAGGTTAATAGCCAGCAACGGGCAGACGATTGCGGATTCCGGTGAAGGTTACACTACCCGTGCCAATGCCCTTAACGGGATTGAATCCGTCAAGAAGAATGCACCTGCCGCCCCGATTGTAGACATCAGCCAGTCATAAACCGTTATATATTCACCAAAGAAAGCGGCGGGTCTATAGCCCGCCGCTAATTTTTGATTTACGTACAACCCGCCAAAATGTTTAAAAGTCAAAGACCGTTTTGCCCTAAAAACTCCCGCAGCAAACTGTTAAACGCCGCCGGTTTTTCCAAAGCTGGCAAATGCCCGGCCTGTTTTATTTCCTGGAAAGACGCCCGCGGAATGGACTTAACAAATCTGTCCCCGATGGTATGCATATCAGGGACATCATGTTCACCTACCAGTACCAGCGTAGGTATTTTAAGGCTCAGATAGTCTTCGGCCTCAGGGCGTTTTAATCTTTGTTCCCGTTTACCGCCAACTATTGCCTGATAGTTCTCTTCCAGCATTTTCTTGCACAACCGGTAGACACCCTTGTCTATATCTGCGTCTGTCCGGCCGTTACCGACCAGCCAAATTTGCAGATAAAGCTCTATGGCTTTGGTTTTCTGTCCAAGCGAAATCAGCTCTTCCAGCTGGCGGTCAAGGTCTAAAAATTTTTCATCTGTATTGCGGTAACCGCGCATACACGGGTCTACCAGCACCAGGGCGGAAACCATATCCGGGTGGAGCAGAGCCAAATCCAGCGCATACGTACCCCCTACCGAGTTACCCGCAAGCACCGCTTTATCTATCCGCAAAAGATGAAGCAACTCCAGCACGTCACGGTAGTAGTTAAAAATATCACCGGTAATGACACTCTGACCGTAACCGCGCATATCCGGCGCAATTACATGATAGTCTTTGGCAAATTCGCAGAGCTGGTTATGCCAGGAACGGCTGTCAGTAATGCCGGCGTGCATAAAAACCAGCGCCGGGCCGCTGCCTGCTTCCCGGTAGGATAAATCTACCCCCGGCAAACGGGCTATCTGAGGTGCAAATTCATTTTCAGCTGTCATCCTGTTTTTCTCCTGTAGTTGTATCAGCTTTAGCATTTCCCCACCAGGCACGCAGCCTGTTTACGATATTAAGTTCATAACCCAGTTTACCCGGAAAATAAAAACGGCTGTTCTTGATAGCTTCGGGCAGATTTTGCTGCTTTACAAAGTGGTTTTGATAGTTATGGGCATATTTATAATCTTTGCCGTAACCCAGGTCTTTCATAAGGCCGGTTGGGGCATTGCGAAGGTGGAGCGGCACATCTGCCTGAGGGTTTCGGGCTATTTCCTTCTGGACACTGGAATAAGCCGTATATACGGAATTGCTTTTGGGTGAGGCAGCCAGATAAATAACCGCTTCGGCCAGTGCCAATTTGCCTTCGGGCATACCCAAGAAATGGACTGCCTGCTGGGCGGCCATAGCTACCACCAGCCCCTGCGGGTCAGCCAGACCCACGTCTTCGGTGGCAAAACGGATTACCCGGCGGGCAATATATAAAGGGTCTTCTCCCGCTTCCAGCATCCTGCCCAGCCAGTAAACAGCCGCATCCGGGTCAGAGCCCCTCATAGTTTTGTGCAGGGCTGAAATCAAATCGTAGTGCTGTTCACCGCTTTTATCATACCGCAGGCTTTTCTTCTGGGCGGCATCTTCAACCTGAGGCAAGCCTACTACCCTCCAGCCGTCTTTGTCCGGCGGGGTGGTCATAACCGCCAGTTCCAGTATATTTAAAGCAATACGGGCATCACCCTGAGCAAAACTGCTGATATGCTTTTCGGCCTCCTCAAGCAGTCTGGCATGGTAATTCCCCAAACCGCTTGGGTCTTCCAAAGAACGCTTGAGAATAAGCGATATTTCTTTCTCCGAAAGGGGATTTAAGACATATACCTGAGCGCGGGAAAGCAGGGCGGAATTCACCTCAAACGAGGGGTTTTCAGTAGTGGCACCGATAAGCACCACTGTGCCATCCTCTACATAGGGCAAAATGGCATCCTGCTGGGATTTGTTGAAACGGTGGATTTCATCTATAAAAAGGATAGTCCGCCTGCGTTCAAATTTCAGGCGTTCACGGGCTTCCTCTACTACCCGCCGCAAGTCCGCCACCCCGGCTGAAACGGCACTCAGGGCCGAAAAATGGGCATCCAGACGGCGGGCAATTATATTCGCCAGAGTAGTTTTGCCTGAACCCGGCGGCCCCCAGAAAATGAGCGAGGGTATTTTGTCACCCTCTATGGCCAGTCTGAGGGCGCGGCCTTCACCTATGAGGTGATCCTGCCCCACAAATTCAGACAGCCCCTCCGGGCGCATTCTGGCAGCCAGCGGAGACTGGCTTTTTTTCAGTTTTTCAGCCCCGGCATCAAAAAGATCCATAATTCTTTCCGGCATGTTTACTGGCTATCAAAAGCACCTCATCCGGACGGTTGGTAGAAATAACCAGCTTGCGGTATTTGCTGTTTACCAGGTTTATGGAAACTGTAGGCGTTTTGGGAGTGATACAAACCAGTATCCGCCCCTTTTTATCCCAGGTCATACGCACGCCATAGCCGCCGTAAAAATCACGGTTGCGGCCGTTTATTTCAGCCGATTCCACATCCAGCCAGGGGAAAAAGCGCTTGAAATAACCGAAACGTATATAAATACCTTCGGTAGAAAGGCTGATAAACATTTTGCGCATATTGTAAACCAGCAGTGTCACACCCAGCATGACCAGAGCCATAAGCATTATCAGCCAGTAAGGCACCCTATCAGTTGGGGTAGGCGGGTTGATGGCTAAATACCCCAGCAATGATACCACCCCCAAACCCACAGCCGCCTCAATAATGGCCATAATCTCCATAACCTTGAAACGCAGTTCTTCCGAATATATCTCACTGGCGTAAAGAAGCCGGTTATCTACCTTTGACATAAGTCTCCTGCTATTAGGGTATCCAAATACTCTGGGCGGTGATTATATCTGCCATGCCGGGCAGCACCAACGGAGAAGAAGATTTTGTATAAAAAGCCAGCCCCTTGAAACTGGTAAGGTACTGGTGTCCGGAAACCGGCCAGCCGGACTTAGCGGTAACTATGAGCGGGTCTTTTATCCGGTTAAGCACAGCCAAAAATTCCTGCGGCTCCAGGCGGACTATAACCCCTGAGGCCTTGGTTGCCTGAGCGATGGCCGCGTATGCCCCGGCACCACTTCCGTATGCCATGTTAGTCTGCCTCCAGCTTATAAGCTAAACCAAGAATAAACCAAAGGAAATTGTACCACAAGGCAGGCAAATTTACTTGTACCCGCCCGGCAAATATCCCCCGCCGTACTAAAATGCTAATAATACCTTTGCACCTCAAAACGGTAAAGCCTGACCGGGGCGTCCGGGGCTATGCCAGCCTTCTGGCGGCAAATGGCTATCTGTTCTGACGGGGTATCAACCCCCTCCAAATCAGGCAGCAGCAGCCCCCTTAGGTGGCCGCTTTCCACTATCACCCCGTACTTTTTAGCATCCAGACTGCCCATATCCTCTACCGCCTGGGGCGGGGTCAGCACATCAACACTGTAACTTAAAAACGGCAGCTCCCACTCTGACACAGGTTCAAAGCGGGGGTCTTTGCTTGAGGAACTTACGGCATTAGAGACAATCTCGTCTGCAATATTATCAAAACGGGGTTCAAAAGTGCCTATGCAGCCCCGGAGTTCTCCCAGTTTCTTAAGTGAAACAAAGACACCGGCTTCTCCGGTAAGCTCAGCGGATATTTCGGCTGATGGGGTAATAACCTTTTTCTCTCTGACAAAAGTCTCCACCGCCGCTCTGGCCAGTGCCACCTGGGGGGATTCTTCAGTTTGTTCAACAACCAGCCCGGCATACCCCACTACCTGGTCCAGATGATGGGTGACATCACCGCTGGTCTGGTAAGCCACCACTCTGGCCCGCTTAGCCCCCATTTCCTTTACGGCGGTAAGCATGGCCGCCACCGGGGCAAAACCGCACATAGTTATGTGGTTTTGCTGTATTCTTTCCAGCATCTGGGCGGCATCCAGCTTTATAATAGCATCCAGCGCCAGGCTGTCTTTTTGGTGGGCATCTGCCTGGGATTCATAATGGGTCATATCTGAGGAGGCAATTATTATCGCCTCCCGCCCGGTTTCCCTGAGGGCACTGGCAATGCCATGCCCTATTTCAGCCAGTGTTTCTGCCTTGCCGAAAGAGACAGTCAGAGGAACTATTTTTATATCAGGCTTGAAGTACTGGAGTATCGGCAGCTGTACTTCTATAGAATGTTCATACTGGTGGGCAGACGGGTCTGCCTTTATATGGCGGCAGTATTTCATAATAGAGTGTGCCAGAGTTGAGTCTATTTCCACCTCTCCCATAGGCGTCTGCCAGATGCCAGAAGCCATTATGGCATATTCCGCCCCTATGCCCGTATGGCTGGGGCCAAGTATGATAACTGTCTCAGGCAAGTCCAAACGGGAGGCTACCGCCATGGCTACCCCTCCCGAATACGGATAACCGGCATGGGGCATTACCGCCCCCAAATACCGTTCCTTGGCCACCCCTTTCACTTCCATGGGGGCAATAACCGAACGGATTTTCTCTTTGCTGGCCGGATAATAACGTCCGGCTGCAGACGCTGGTCTTAACATTATTCACCTTCCGCCGGGGAAGAGAGCCGGATATAAAGCTTTGACTGGCAACGGCGGCATCGGTCATTATCCAAACCGCATATTTCGCT
This sequence is a window from Dehalococcoides mccartyi 195. Protein-coding genes within it:
- a CDS encoding HVO_2922 family protein, with the translated sequence MASKFELFTDKKGEFRWRLIASNGQTIADSGEGYTTRANALNGIESVKKNAPAAPIVDISQS
- a CDS encoding alpha/beta fold hydrolase, whose amino-acid sequence is MTAENEFAPQIARLPGVDLSYREAGSGPALVFMHAGITDSRSWHNQLCEFAKDYHVIAPDMRGYGQSVITGDIFNYYRDVLELLHLLRIDKAVLAGNSVGGTYALDLALLHPDMVSALVLVDPCMRGYRNTDEKFLDLDRQLEELISLGQKTKAIELYLQIWLVGNGRTDADIDKGVYRLCKKMLEENYQAIVGGKREQRLKRPEAEDYLSLKIPTLVLVGEHDVPDMHTIGDRFVKSIPRASFQEIKQAGHLPALEKPAAFNSLLREFLGQNGL
- a CDS encoding replication-associated recombination protein A, which translates into the protein MPERIMDLFDAGAEKLKKSQSPLAARMRPEGLSEFVGQDHLIGEGRALRLAIEGDKIPSLIFWGPPGSGKTTLANIIARRLDAHFSALSAVSAGVADLRRVVEEARERLKFERRRTILFIDEIHRFNKSQQDAILPYVEDGTVVLIGATTENPSFEVNSALLSRAQVYVLNPLSEKEISLILKRSLEDPSGLGNYHARLLEEAEKHISSFAQGDARIALNILELAVMTTPPDKDGWRVVGLPQVEDAAQKKSLRYDKSGEQHYDLISALHKTMRGSDPDAAVYWLGRMLEAGEDPLYIARRVIRFATEDVGLADPQGLVVAMAAQQAVHFLGMPEGKLALAEAVIYLAASPKSNSVYTAYSSVQKEIARNPQADVPLHLRNAPTGLMKDLGYGKDYKYAHNYQNHFVKQQNLPEAIKNSRFYFPGKLGYELNIVNRLRAWWGNAKADTTTGEKQDDS
- the amrB gene encoding AmmeMemoRadiSam system protein B; the encoded protein is MLRPASAAGRYYPASKEKIRSVIAPMEVKGVAKERYLGAVMPHAGYPYSGGVAMAVASRLDLPETVIILGPSHTGIGAEYAIMASGIWQTPMGEVEIDSTLAHSIMKYCRHIKADPSAHQYEHSIEVQLPILQYFKPDIKIVPLTVSFGKAETLAEIGHGIASALRETGREAIIIASSDMTHYESQADAHQKDSLALDAIIKLDAAQMLERIQQNHITMCGFAPVAAMLTAVKEMGAKRARVVAYQTSGDVTHHLDQVVGYAGLVVEQTEESPQVALARAAVETFVREKKVITPSAEISAELTGEAGVFVSLKKLGELRGCIGTFEPRFDNIADEIVSNAVSSSSKDPRFEPVSEWELPFLSYSVDVLTPPQAVEDMGSLDAKKYGVIVESGHLRGLLLPDLEGVDTPSEQIAICRQKAGIAPDAPVRLYRFEVQRYY